The sequence CTTTTTCTTTTGCCAGTGTTTTGGCAATCTTTAACACACGAACATCTTGCTTTGGCGCTATTACTGTCATAGCACTCATGCTACGAAGTTTTGTGCTGGCTATTTCCTCTAGTGTTTCGCCCAAAAAAGCTTGGTGGTCCATCCCAATGGGCGTGATAATGCTTAGGGTTTTAGGAAAAACATTTGTCGCATCCCATTCGCCTCCAAGCCCTGCTTCCAAAACAGCAACCTCGCAAGAAGCAAAAGCCAGCATGGCCAAAAATGTAGTGTATTCAAAATAAGAAAGTTCATGTGCCATATCAGGAGGAAGTAGCAAAGAGAGCTTTACATGTAAAGCTTCTAGCTCCTCGTCCTCCACAAGCTTTCCGTCTCTCCATATACGCTCATTAAAACGCATAAGATGCGGAGACGTATAATGGCCCACTTTTTTGCCTTGTTGTTTTAGCATAAGAGCCAAAAAACGTCCCGTACTCCCCTTGCCATTGGTGCCGACAATATGCACAACAGAAGGGACATGCAAAGCCTCTTTCAAAAAATCGTAGGCGCGAGGCATACGAGTAATGTCAATACGTTCTGAGTAAAGTGGCTTTTGTGCGAGGGTTTGCTCTAGGGTCATTGGGGTGAGGGCTTTACTTGATTTCGTCCTGCCTCTTTGGCTTGGTAGAGCATTTTATCGGCTGCTTCGATGACTTCTTCTTTAGTGCGATGGGCTTTGCGTTCACTAATGCCACAACTTGTCGTCACTGCAATGCGCTCTTTTTTATAAATAAATTTAAAGTTTTCAATCACTTTGCGCACTTTGTCTGCAAAAATGACTGCTTGCTCCAATCCAATACCTGGTAAAATGATTAAAAACTCTTCTCCGCCATAGCGCCCCACAAAGTCCACTTGGCGGCTATATTTGCGTAAAATCTTGCCCACGGTTGAAAGAATAACATCGCCCGCTTCATGCCCAAAAGTGTCGTTAATGTTTTTAAAATGGTCCAAATCTAAAAAACAAATACAATAATCTATTTTATAGCGAATGTACGCTTCCTCCACGCGATCAATCTCTGTTTGCAAGGCGCGCTTGGTTGCTACATGAGTCAAATAGTCTTGCTTGGCCTCTTGTTTGGCTTCCGCCAAAGCATGCTCTAGCCCTTTAACACGCGTATGAAGTTTGTGAATGGTCTGCTGGTTGGTTACCATTTTTTGGTGCAAGGTACTGGTTTCAGATTCTAAAGAAGAGGCGATTAAAATAAGTTTTGCTTGGATAGACTCAAAGGTATCTTTAGAAAAATTGATCCCCTCTAAATCTTTTTTTATCCCCCGAACCTCTCTTGTGCTGTGTTCACTACTGTCGATAAGATGAAGGATTTTTGTATTAATATCATCAAGAAGCTTGTCTAGGGCGCTGATTTTTTCTTGAATCTCTTTTTTATCTAATTCAATGCGCTTTTTAATAAATTGACGTATGTCGTTTTGAATCGCTACCGAGCCCAATACTTCAGGAGAGTTGCGCAGCTCATAACTAATGGTTGCCAAATCGTCATTCATACTCGAAGCAATGGAAGGGGTCAGGGTTGCAATAATTAAAGGAGCGAGGGTTTTATACACCGCTGAATCGTCGTTTTCTTTACGCAAAAGCTTATAGATGTCATTAACCATTGACTCCAAATCATCCTTGTTGATCGGGCCAAATCCATCTAATTTTTTCATAAAACTGTCATCGTATTCATTAATAAAATCAAACCACTTGTCTTTGATTAATTCTACAGATTGGTGGTTTTGTGTTACATCCAAGCGCTCAAGAGACGCGCTTGCAAGTGTGCGTGCGCGCCTATTTGGCAACAAACTCATAGCCTGAAGCACGCGCTTGCTCATCAATACTAAAGATTGAATCAGTCTTGCACTTTCAGTGGGATTGAGGCGATTAAGTTTGGCAGTGAAAAAACTCAATAACTCATCCACGTTGGCTACTTTGTGCCGTTTAGCCTCTTGTTGAAAATCTGTATCCAAACGCGCTAAAAATTTTTCAACTTTTTGGCAATCTTCCATCACAACCCCACGGTTTTTAGCCACCTGACAAAAAACCTTTGTGTAATTATCGGGCGTTAGTGTAAGGTGCTCTTCCCGAAGTTTTTCTAAACTCTCTTTGATAATTTCATTGATCGTGCTTGCCATGGCGCATTCCTCGGATTGATATCGCAGCTATATACTCATCAAGGGCGTCCACAGATGCATTTTTAATGGCTTCAAAGCGGCGCGCATCACTAATAACACTATTGGCTTCAATAGTAAAATCGTACTCTCCTGAAGCACGAACAGTTTCTCTCTCCCCGGTTTCAAACACCGTCACAATCGTCAAACTTACACGTGCTTTATAGGCTGTAACATACCCGTCTTGATCATACATTGTGGCGGAAAATCCCACGGAACCAAGCGTGCCGTACAGTTGGGTTTGCGCCTGTTCCTTTGAAACCACATTACGGCCAAGGCGACCAATCATGGCTTCTTTAAGTGCGTCTTTAATCAACACACTGTTTTTGGGATCTTGCACATTAATAGTAACATCGATAAACACATTTTCACCCAAAACCGACTGGGTCACTTGAGCAGCAGGCCTGTACCCGCACCCTGCAAACAATGCCACCACAAGAATCAACCCAAAAAAACGCATCTATTTCACCACCAAATTCACAAGCTTGCCAGGCACGTAAATCTCTTTAATAAGTGTTGTCTCTTTTAACCACTTGTGTGCCACCTCTTTCCCTGCAAGCAAAATGGCTTCCCTGGAGGCGTCCAAAGGAACTTGAATCTCTCCGCGCCTTTTTCCATTAACAGTCACAGCAATGGTTAGGTTTTCTTCCTCAAAGACCCTCTCATCTATGGTTATCTCGCCCATGTTCTTACATGTAAAAAGGTTTTGGCTAAGCTCCCATGCCACATGGGGAGTGATAGGTTCCAAAATAGACAAAATAACCCAATAGCCCTCCATCCACACTACGGGGTTAGTTTGAACATTGAGGGCGTTAAGAGCCTCCATACACGCAGCAATGAGGGTATTAAACGCATAGCCGCTTTGGTAGACTTCGTTGGATTTTTTGAGTGCTTCATAGACTTTTTTACGCGCGTATTTTTCTTCTTTGCTCAAAGCTTCGTGGGCAATTTCAGGCAATGTGCTGCAAGAGTTGGCGTTGGTGCTGCGCTCCACAAGACGGCGGATAAACTTATACGCCCCTTCCACTGCGCTATCATTCCACTCCAACTCTTTTTGGGGAGGTGCAGCAAAGAGCATAAAAAGGCGTGCTGTATCTGCTCCATATTTTGCCACAATAGCATCAGGGTCAACAGTGTTGCCCTTGGATTTACTCATCTTAGCGCCATCTTTGAGCACCATCCCTTGGGTAAGGAGATTAGTAAAAGGTTCATTGCAATTTACATAGCCCAAATCCCGCAAGACTTTGGTGAAAAATCGGGCGTACAGTAAGTGTAAAATCGCATGTTCAATCCCGCCAATATACTGATCTACTTGCATCCAGTACCCAGCACTTTCTTTATCAAAAGGCACCTCATCCCAGAAAGAAGGGTCACTGGTGTAGCGCAAAAAATACCAACTGGACTGAAAGAAAGTGTCCATGGTGTCAGTTTCACGCAAGGCAGGTTTAGCGCATACTGGGCAAGTTGTATGCTTCCAGGTGGGGTGCTGCTCTAGCGGATTACCCTCACCCGTAATGGAAACATCCTCTGGCAAGGTCACAGGCAAACGCGTTTCAGGCACCACACCACACGTATCGCAATGTACTATTGGAATGGGTGCACCCCAATACCGCTGGCGGCTAATACCCCAATCGCGCAATTTATAATTAATCACCCGCTTGCCAAGCCCTTTGGCTTCAAAATCTTCGATAATCTTTGCCATAGCTTCCTTGGATGCCAAGCCCGTATAAGGGCCAGAATCCACCAACGTGCCATAAGCTGTCATCGCAACAGAAACATCATACTCGCCCGATAAAGGCGCAATGCTCTGACATATAGGCAAACCATACTGTGTGGCAAATTCATGGTCACGCTCATCGTGTGCAGGTACCGCCATGACTGCACCGCCACCGTATTCGATCAAGACAAAATTAGCAACCCACACAGGAACAGCTTCGCCCGTCAACGGGTGAATGACATCAATGCCAAGAGGAAACCCTTCTTTTTTAGCGCTTTGTTTATCGCGGGAGCTTAAACGTCGC comes from Sulfurospirillum tamanense and encodes:
- a CDS encoding Mur ligase family protein; its protein translation is MTLEQTLAQKPLYSERIDITRMPRAYDFLKEALHVPSVVHIVGTNGKGSTGRFLALMLKQQGKKVGHYTSPHLMRFNERIWRDGKLVEDEELEALHVKLSLLLPPDMAHELSYFEYTTFLAMLAFASCEVAVLEAGLGGEWDATNVFPKTLSIITPIGMDHQAFLGETLEEIASTKLRSMSAMTVIAPKQDVRVLKIAKTLAKEKEIPLVFPEDMVSLKTETEMKAYLKAHTLPEFFTDNLKSAYACARLMGVFPEISLLPPLDLRARYEKIAPNIVLDCGHNPMAASALLGALENSHYIFIYNSYLDKDIAAILEILKPKIKELWLMPLSQKGRQTGEALVVEASKQLNIPFGAFRWDFDPQEKYVVFGSFAVVERFLEEMNA
- a CDS encoding GGDEF domain-containing protein encodes the protein MASTINEIIKESLEKLREEHLTLTPDNYTKVFCQVAKNRGVVMEDCQKVEKFLARLDTDFQQEAKRHKVANVDELLSFFTAKLNRLNPTESARLIQSLVLMSKRVLQAMSLLPNRRARTLASASLERLDVTQNHQSVELIKDKWFDFINEYDDSFMKKLDGFGPINKDDLESMVNDIYKLLRKENDDSAVYKTLAPLIIATLTPSIASSMNDDLATISYELRNSPEVLGSVAIQNDIRQFIKKRIELDKKEIQEKISALDKLLDDINTKILHLIDSSEHSTREVRGIKKDLEGINFSKDTFESIQAKLILIASSLESETSTLHQKMVTNQQTIHKLHTRVKGLEHALAEAKQEAKQDYLTHVATKRALQTEIDRVEEAYIRYKIDYCICFLDLDHFKNINDTFGHEAGDVILSTVGKILRKYSRQVDFVGRYGGEEFLIILPGIGLEQAVIFADKVRKVIENFKFIYKKERIAVTTSCGISERKAHRTKEEVIEAADKMLYQAKEAGRNQVKPSPQ
- the lptE gene encoding LPS assembly lipoprotein LptE, with protein sequence MRFFGLILVVALFAGCGYRPAAQVTQSVLGENVFIDVTINVQDPKNSVLIKDALKEAMIGRLGRNVVSKEQAQTQLYGTLGSVGFSATMYDQDGYVTAYKARVSLTIVTVFETGERETVRASGEYDFTIEANSVISDARRFEAIKNASVDALDEYIAAISIRGMRHGKHDQ
- the leuS gene encoding leucine--tRNA ligase gives rise to the protein MEYVPSALEAKWQKIWEETEAFEPLADQTLPKKYILSMFPYPSGRIHMGHVRNYTIGDAIARHCRKKGFNVLHPIGWDSFGMPAENAAIKHKTHPKKWTYENIAYMRKELSALGLSFSKTREFATSDALYTKHEQFIFTQMYEKGLVYRKNATVNWCEPCHTVLANEQVEEGGCWRCGTPVIQRQMPGYYLKITQYAQELLEDLETLKAGWPSQVLTMQENWIGRSEGLSFTFALSSASKAILGEGFEGYEVFTTRPDTLYGVTYSALAPEHPIVTRLLTCNALDPATIAAIEAMRRLSSRDKQSAKKEGFPLGIDVIHPLTGEAVPVWVANFVLIEYGGGAVMAVPAHDERDHEFATQYGLPICQSIAPLSGEYDVSVAMTAYGTLVDSGPYTGLASKEAMAKIIEDFEAKGLGKRVINYKLRDWGISRQRYWGAPIPIVHCDTCGVVPETRLPVTLPEDVSITGEGNPLEQHPTWKHTTCPVCAKPALRETDTMDTFFQSSWYFLRYTSDPSFWDEVPFDKESAGYWMQVDQYIGGIEHAILHLLYARFFTKVLRDLGYVNCNEPFTNLLTQGMVLKDGAKMSKSKGNTVDPDAIVAKYGADTARLFMLFAAPPQKELEWNDSAVEGAYKFIRRLVERSTNANSCSTLPEIAHEALSKEEKYARKKVYEALKKSNEVYQSGYAFNTLIAACMEALNALNVQTNPVVWMEGYWVILSILEPITPHVAWELSQNLFTCKNMGEITIDERVFEEENLTIAVTVNGKRRGEIQVPLDASREAILLAGKEVAHKWLKETTLIKEIYVPGKLVNLVVK